In Hirundo rustica isolate bHirRus1 chromosome 2, bHirRus1.pri.v3, whole genome shotgun sequence, one genomic interval encodes:
- the SLC10A2 gene encoding ileal sodium/bile acid cotransporter gives MQTNFLSQQFSAGSLAENSTACPANATICDGTSCVLPEDNFNQTLSVVLSTVLTIMLALVMFSMGCNVEIKNFLGHIKRPWGIFVGFLCQFGIMPLTAFLLSLVFNILPIQAVVVLIMGCCPGGTASNVIAYWVDGDMDLSISMTTCSTLLAMGMMPLCLFIYTKMWTDSDAIVLPYDSIGLSLVALVIPVSFGIFVNHKWPAKAKIILKVGSIVGAVLIVLIAVVGGILYKGSWVITPKLWIIGTIFPAAGYTLGFFLARVAGLSWHRCRTVSLETGMQNTQLCSTIVQLSFTPEQLELMFTFPLIYSIFQLLFALLILGGYRLYRRHRVKTKTDVEKTAQESDLKSSAKTNGGFVSDEMK, from the exons atgcagaCAAACTTTCTTTCCCAGCAATTTAGTGCTGGTTCTTTGGCAGAAAACTCTACGGCTTGTCCAGCAAATGCTACTATTTGTGATGGCACATCTTGTGTATTACCAGAAGATAATTTTAATCAAACTTTGAGCGTAGTTTTAAGTACTGTTCTAACAATCATGCTGGCTTTGGTGAtgttctccatgggctgcaatGTGGAAATTAAGAATTTCTTGGGCCACATAAAAAGACCCTGGGGTATATTTGTGGGTTTCCTTTGCCAGTTTGGAATTATGCCTCTCACAGCCTTCTTGCTTTCTTTGGTCTTTAACATCCTTCCAATTCAAGCTGTCGTCGTGCTGATCATGGGATGCTGTCCAGGGGGCACAGCCTCAAATGTCATCGCCTACTGGGTGGATGGAGACATGGATCTAAG CATCAGCATGACAACTTGCTCCACTCTGCTTGCAATGGGAATGATGCCACTTTGTCTCTTTATTTACACCAAGATGTGGACTGATTCTGATGCAATTGTACTCCCCTATGACAGCATTG GACTTTCTCTGGTAGCTCTTGTAATTCCTGTTTCATTTGGAATATTTGTCAACCACAAATGGCCTGCTAAAGCGAAAATCATACTTAAG GTTGGTTCCATTGTGGGGGCAGTGCTCATCGTGCTCATTGCTGTGGTTGGGGGAATACTCTACAAAGGCTCCTGGGTTATCACACCAAAATTATGGATCATTGGCACCATATTTCCAGCAGCTGGCTATACTTTAGGATTCTTTCTGGCTCGTGTTGCTGGTCTGTCTTGGCACAG ATGTCGTACAGTGTCTCTGGAAACAGGCATGCAAAACACTCAGCTGTGTTCAACTATAGTACAGCTCTCATTCACTCCTGAACAACTTGAACTGATGTTCACTTTCCCACTCATCtacagcattttccagctgttATTTGCACTACTGATTTTAGGAG GCTACCGTCTTTACAGAAGACACCgtgtcaaaacaaaaacagatgTTGAGAAAACAGCACAAGAATCGGATTTGAAATCAAGTGCTAAAACAAATGGAGGATTTGTATCAGATGAGATGAAATAG